AGAGCGCTGGGATAACTCCTGGGAGAATAACCTCAAAATGGCCCAGCTGGCGGATGCGGCCGGTCTGGAGTTTCTGCTGCCTATCGCCCGCTGGATAGGCTACGGCGGCGAGACCAACTTCCACGGTAATGTGCTGGAAACCACCACCTGGGCTGCGGCCCTGCTGGCGGCGACCCGCCATATCAGTGTCTTCTCCACGGTGCATACCTCGTTTAACCACCCGGTGGTGGTTGCCAAACAGCTGGCGACCATGGACCAGATTGGCCAGGGCCGTGCCGGGCTGAACGTCGTCTGCGGCTGGAACCGCCCGGAATATGAAGCGCTGGGCGGTGACCTGCCCTATGACCACGTCAGCCGTTATGCCTACGGGCAGGAGTGGTTCGACGTTATCCGCAAACTGTGGCAGGAAGAGCAGCCCTTTGACTGGAAAGGCAACTATTTCAACCTGAAAGATACCTATAGCCTGCCCCACCCGCTGCGTAAAGATGTGCCGATTTTTAACGCGGCCGGCTCCGGTGAAGGGCGCGCTTTTGCGGTGCGCAATGCGGATTTCCTGTTCACCTCGGCCATTAGCCTTGCCCGTTCAGAGCAGGAGATTATTCAGCTTAAGCAGCAGGCGGCTGCCGTTTCGCGCCGTAATCCGCTGAATATTCTGACCTTCTCTTATGTAGTGTGCCGCCCGACCCGGGCCGAAGCCGAAGAGTACCACCACTACTATTCTCAGCAGCACGCAGACTGGAAAGCGGTGGATAATATTATTCGCCTGATGTTTGAAAATGCCGAGTCCTTCCCGAAAGATCAGCTGCAGCTTATCCGCGACCGGTTCTCTGCCGGGCACGGCGGCTTCCCGCTGGTGGGCACCCCGGACGATGTGGCCGACGGTATTGAGCAGTTATACCGGGCGGGCTTCTCCGGCTCGACGCTCGCTTTTGTCAACTATGCGGAGGATTTCCCCTACTTCCGCGACGAAGTGCTGCCGCGCCTGGAAGCCAGAGGGCTGCGTGAACCCTTTACGCCGGATCAGGCGCAAATCTCAGGAGCCGCTGCATGAACCAGTATCCTCTGTCCGCAGATGACTTCAGGCAGGCCATGCGCCTGCTCACCCTGCCGGTCGCGGTGATTACCGTTGACTCCGGCGGGCAACGCAACGGGCTGACCGCGTCGTCATTTTGTTCCGTGAGTGTCGATCCGCCACGGATCCTGGTCTGTATTGGTAAGCACGCCAGTGCCCACAGCCAGCTGGTGGCCGGGGAAGGAATTGGTATCAATGTGCTGGCCCCGCACCAGATGGATCAGGCCATGCTGTTTGCCAGTAAAACCCGGCACGGCGAGCAGCGCTTCAGCAATGAGGGGTGGCACACCCTGAAAAGCGGTGCGCCGATTCTTAAAGATACGGCGGTGAGTTTTGACTGTATTGTCGATCAGATTATTGATGACACCACCCACAGTATTGTTACCGCAACCGTGGTCGCGGTAGAAAAGGGAGCCGGTGAGTGCCTGCTCTACCGTAATGGCGCCCCGGTGGCAGTACCTGCCGAAGCCTGACACCACCAGAGGCTGCCTCCGGGCGGCCTCTGTTACCAGCCGCAGACGTTGGCGTCTTCTTCTGATTCGTAACCGCGCACAATATTAATCAGATCTTTTACACCGTCGGCCGCGGTGACCGGATCGCGCAGCAGGCTGAGGCGGGAAAATTCTTTATCCACCGATACGCCGTTATTTTTATTGGTGACGGTCATCATCATCTCATCCTCATCACGGCTGGCCGGGGCGAGTGTTTCCAGCAGTGCCGCTACGGCATTTACTGCCTGCTCAGGAATTAATAACGCCATCGGTTTAAGAAATATATTCTCGCTGAGCTGGCCGGTACGGTTATTGGTAATGGCTAAGGCATACCCCTGGTTTTCACTGTTCATACTGTCTCTCCGGTTATTCCATCAGAATCTTAGGGTCAACAAAAAAATCCACGTTAAATACGGTGTCCCCGGTCAGCGCCTCAATGCGGTGCCATTTTTCCGGCGGGAAAACGCCAAATTCACCGGCATTGATGGTCAGTGTCTCGACCGGCTCCGGGCTGGTTTCATCGGCATAACCGTAATAACGAATTGCCCCCTGCATAACGCTCAGGCGCGGGTAAACCCCCTGGCGTGTCCCTGCGTCCAGGTGGCGCTTCCAGATCCCTGCGGGGGCGGTTTCTCTGGTCCAGAACGGTGTGGCTTTAGTATGAATAAAACTGGCGGGAATAATAATACGTTGCATGGTCAACCTCGATATTGCGTTGCCGGAGATTATCCGCAGTACGCGCTGATATGTTGCATATCATATACCTCTTAATAAGATTGAAAATGCCATTTAATGGGTATGCCTGGCGCACCAGCGCCTGTTAGTTTGCCCTCAGACCCGCAGACCACTGTTTTAGCGGAAATAATCAGTGGCTGCGGGTCTTCTGCTGTTAAATAATCCAGCTCAGCACAATGACCGCCAGCAGGCCGACCACGGAGTTTATCAGCTCCAGCAGACCCCAGGTTTTAAAGGTGTCTTTCATGGAGATCCCGAAAGTTTCTTTAAATAACAGGAAGCCGCCGTCATACATCAGGGTGATGGTATTACTGCCGCAGGCCACGGCCAGCGCCATCAGGGCCGGGTTCATATTGAATGCGTCTATCATGGGGGCCACGATCCCGGCGGAGGTAATGGCCGCCACGGCACCCTGCCCGGTCAGAATGCGGATAATGGCGGTAATGATCCACGCCACAATAAACGGAGAAAGGTTAACCCCGCTCATTACGTGCACAATATTATCGCCCACGCCGGAGTCAATAATCACCTGCTTGAGGATCCCACCGGCACTGATAACAAACAGCACGTTAGAAATTTTGGCAATCGAGTCCGCCACATTGGCGGTGATAATTTCAGACTTCATGCCCCGGCGCGCGCCCAGAAACCAGATGGCCGTCATGGTCGCCAGCAGCATACTGATTTCAGCACTGCCCAGGAAATCACACACTTTAACCAGCTCACTTCCCGTCCCCAGCAGCGGTTTCAGGACAGAGGCCAGAATCATCAGGATGGCCGGAATTAACGGAATCGCGATACTGACCCCAAATGAAGGCAGCTCGCTGGCCGGTTTTTCGGCCACCGGTTTAATCATGGCGTTAAGCGGCATCTGAGCAATACCCGGTAAAAAACGGGGCAGCAGAATGCCTGCGCAGAACAGCGACGGGATCAGCACAATCGCGCCGTAGATATAGACCTGAACAATATCCGCATGGAAGGCGCTGATTAACGCCACCGGCCCGGGCTGAGGGGGGAACAGGCTATGCCCCATGGTGGCGCCAACCACCGTCGGCACCACCAGCTTCATATAAGGAATATTGGCCTTTTTGGCAATGTTCATCACCAGCGGCATGGCAATCAGGAACGCGACCTCATAGAACATGGCGATACCAAAAATAACGCCAATGAACATCAGGCCCAGGGGCAGAAAGCGGGTGCCGCAGCGGCGGATAACCGTATCGGCAATCTGCTGGCTGGCACCGGACTCGGTCATAAACTTACCGATAATCGCACCGAAAATGATAATCAGCGCCAGGTGCCCCATAATGCCGCCTAATCCCTGCTGAATCACAGAGACAATTTTGTCGACCGGGATACCTTCCATTATCGCGACAAAAATACCGGCAATCAGTAACGCAAAAACATTATGGAATTTGAACTTAATATTCAGCACGATCAGTATAACGATACCAACCAGCACCCAGAGCAAAGACATAAGCGGAGACATATCATCCTCATATGATTCATATAATAATAGCGACACTCAACGCGGTATCGCGTTAGCATGTGTATGGCGTTTTTTTGTAGTATCAGATTTCCATCGATATTCCGTGGTCATGATTATTTAACTGGCATACTAGTATCTACTTTTATCCTGCCGGTAAATCAGAGCGCGATCACATAACCCCCGCCCCCCGGTTCGCGGCCACTTTCCGGGCTGAGATTATTTTTAATGCCGGTTAATCATCATGTTAAAGAGAGTTACCGCGCAAAACCGCACCACAAGAAATGTGAATTCAGGTAAAGAAAACCAATAAATGAGATGTTCATCACATTTAGCGAATTACATAAAATAAAATTAATCACCTTAAGTGACTATACTACTTTCGGGAAATATCACCGGTGACGTCAGGCTGCCCAGAAATAACCCCGCAGCAAATAGAGTATGGTAAGAAATAATAAAACAGTGGGCAGCAAACAGAATTATTTTCCCGCCTCCCGGTTGCGGTGCAGGCCGCAGGGCCGCTGCGTTTACCCCTTCGCAGGCTAAGGTTTTTGTTGTCCGGCGCGGGCATAAAATGAAAACGGCCGGGGTTCCGCGCTCCCGTCTCGCCTGATCTGGTCATTAAAATATCAACCCCCTATTTTTAATCATTTTTTATCAAAGTTATATTAAATATGCATAATAACGCGGCCGGTTCCGGCACCACCTACCATAATCTGGAGTAAATAATGTTTGATTTTTAAAATAGCTGCGTCATGTAGCGTTCTATTATCAGCAGAATAATCTCCCCCAATAGAGGGGTAATCACAACCGGTTGATATTGCTGTTAAAAAATAATTCCCACAGCAAAGATAAAACTATTAACGGGTTGATTTTTAGCCTGTTTAACCCCCCGGTTTAACTTTTCAAATTAGTCAGCAAGTTTTGTCATCATATCTATACTTAAGGCGAATCTGGCATCACACGGATAATATCCCACGTTAAATCATGTATTTTTCAGGAGTGGTAACTCATGGCTGACGTAAAAAAAATAGGCCTAATTGCGTGTACAGGCGTGGTAGCCGGTAACATGATGGGGAGTGGTATCGCACTATTGCCCGCCAACCTGGCCAGCATTGGTTCCATTGCGATTTACGGCTGGATTATTGCGCTGATAGGCGCAATCTCTCTGGCCTATGTATATGCCCGTCTTGCCACCAAAAACCCCCAGGAAGGTGGTCCGATAGCTTACGCGGGTGAAGTCAGCCCGGTGTTCGGCTTCCAGACGGGGGTCTTGTATTATCACGCTAACTGGATAGGTAACCTCGCAATCGGGATCACCGCCGTTTCTTATCTGTCCACCTTCTTTCCGATTCTGAACAGCCCCATTCCCGCCGGTATTGCCTGTATTGTTATCGTCTGGATTTTTACGTTAGTGAATATGCTGGGCGGCACCTGGGTAAGCCGGTTAACCACGATTGGTCTGGTGCTGGTATTGATCCCGGTGGTTGGTACCGCCATTGCCGGGTGGTACTGGTTTAGCCCGGAAACCTACATGGCGAACTGGAACACCTCCGGGGATACCAGCTACAAAGCGATTATCAGCAGTATTTTACTGTGCCTGTGGGCGTTTATCGGGGTGGAATCCGCCGCAGTAAGTACCGGTATGGTGGATAACCCGCAGCGTACTGTACCGCTGGCTACCATGATGGGGACCTTCCTGGCCGGTGTGGTTTATATTGCCGCAACCCAGGTTATCGCCGGTATGTTCCCGGCCCACGTGATGGCCTCTTCCGGGGCGCCGTTCGCGGTCAGTGCTTCCACCATGGTGGGTGGCTGGGCGGCAGCGGCGGTCTCTGCGTTTACCGCCTTTGCCTGTCTGACATCTCTCGGCTCCTGGATGATGCTGGTAGGCCAGGCCGGTGCCCGCGCGGCCCACGACGGTAACTTCCCGAAAGTTTACGGTGAAATGGACAAAAACGGCATTCCGAAGAAGGGCCTTATCCTGGCCTCTCTTAAGATGACGGTTCTGATGGTGTTAATCACCGTGATGAACGCCAGCAGCGGTAAGGCATCGGATCTGTTTGGTGAGCTGACCGGGATCGCCGTATTGCTGACTATGCTGCCTTATTTCTACTCCTGTATTGACCTTATCCGTTTTGACGGTGTGAACCTGAAGAATATCCTCAGCCTGATCGCTGCCGTGTGTGGCTGTATATTCTGCTTTATCGCCCTGATGGGTGCGAACTCGTTCGAGCTCGCCGGTACGTTCATCGTCAGCCTGATAATCCTGATGTTCTACTGCCGTAAAATTGGCGCGAAAACGCCCGTGACCAACTGACAGGCAACCTAATTTCTGGCAACCGTCTTCCCCGCACCCTGAATGGGTGCGGGTCCCCAAAATCTGGAGAAGTGTATACATGAATATCATTGCGATTATGAATGACGTTACGGCCTACTTTAAGGAAGAAGCACTCCGTGAATTACACGAAGAGCTGGAAAAAGAAGGCTTTCGCATCGCTTATCCGCAAGGGAAGGCCGACCTGTTAAAGCTGATTGAGAATAATGCCCGCCTGTGCGGTGTTATTTTTGACTGGGATACCTTCAGCCTTGAACTCTGTGCGGATATCAGCAAGCTGAATAAACGCATGCCGGTTTATGCTTTTGCCAATAATTACTCCAGTCTTGATGTCAGACTCAGCGATCTGCAGCTCAATGTGCGTTTCTTCGAATATGCGCTGGGCACCGCCGGTGATATTGCGGTGAAAATTCGCCAGAGCACTGACCACTATATTGATACTATTCTGCCGCCGCTGACGAAGGCGCTGTTTAAGTATGTCAAAGAGGAAAAATATACCTTCTGTACCCCGGGTCATATGGGCGGTACCGCCTTCCAGAAAAGCCCGGTGGGCACGCTGTTTTATGATTTCTACGGCGAAAACACCATGCGGTCCGATATTTCCATTTCGGTAACCGAGCTGGGTTCGCTCCTTGACCACAGCGGCCCCCACAGAGAAGCAGAAGAGTATATTGCCCGCACGTTTAACGCCGAGCGCAGCTATATCGTCACTAACGGGACCTCTACAGCGAACAAAATTGTTGGTATGTACTCCTCCCCCGCCGGGGCAACCATCCTTATTGACCGTAACTGCCATAAATCCCTGACCCATCTGATGATGATGAGTAACGTGATCCCGATTTATTTCCGCCCGACCCGTAACGCCTACGGTATTCTGGGGGGGATCCCGAAGCAGGAATTTACCCGCGAGAGCATTGAAGAGCGGGTAAAAAATACCCCGAACGCCACCTGGCCGGTTCATGCGGTCATTACCAACTCCACCTACGACGGCCTGCTGTACAACACCGACTACATTAAAAACACCCTGGAGGTGAAATCTATCCATTTCGACTCCGCATGGGTGCCTTATACCAACTTCAGCCCTATCTACAAAGGGCTCTGCGGCATGAGCGGTGACCGGGTGCCGGGCAAAGTAATTTATGAAACCCAGTCGACCCATAAACTGCTGGCGGCATTTTCTCAGGCGTCGATGATCCACGTTAAAGGGGATTTCAATGAAGAAACCTTTAACGAAGCCTATATGATGCACACCTCTACCTCGCCCCATTACGGGATTGTCGCCTCTGCCGAAATGTCGGCCGCCATGATGCGCGGCGTAACGGGCCAGCGCCTGATTAACGACTCTATCGACGGGGCTATTCGTTTTCGTAAAGAGATCCGCCATCTGAAGGCGGAATCTGAAGGCTGGTTCTTTGATGTCTGGCAGCCGGACAGCATTGACGATCTGGAGTGCTGGCCCCTTAACCCGCGCAATAAATGGCACGGTTTCGCCGATATGGACGAAAACCACATGTACCTTGACCCCATCAAGGTGACCCTGCTGACCCCGGGGCTGAGCCCGGACGGCGCCCTGGAAACCAGCGGTATTCCGGCCTCTATCGTCTCGAAATATCTTGATGAGCACGGGATTATCGTTGAGAAAACCGGCCCTTATAACCTGCTGTTCCTGTTCAGTATCGGGATCGACAAAACCAAGGCGCTCAGCCTGCTGCGCGCGCTGACCGATTTTAAACGGGTCTATGATCTCAACCTGAAGGTGCAAAATGTCCTGCCGTCCCTCTATAACGAGGCGCCGGATTTCTATAAAAACATGCGCATCCAGGATCTGGCCCAGGGGATCCACGATCTGACCGTGCAGCATAACCTGCCGGATCTGATGTACCGCGCGTTCGAAGTGTTGCCGGAAATGGTCATGACCCCGCACGACGCCTTCCAGGAGGAGGTGCGTGGCAATGTTGAGAGCTGCGAGCTTGATGATCTGCTGGGCAAAGTGAACGCCAACATGATCCTGCCGTATCCTCCGGGTGTGCCGGTGGTTATGCCGGGTGAACGGCTCACCGAAGAGAGCCTGCCGGTGCTGAGCTTCCTGCAGATGCTGTGCGAAATCGGCGAGCACTACCCGGGCTTTGAAACCGATATCCACGGCCTGCACCGTAACGAGGAAACCGGTAAATATGAAGCCATGGTGCTGCTCGACAGCGTAGTGCACTCAGACTCAAAACCCAGTGACACGGTGAAAAAACACGCGGGGAAAAAGGCCGTCTCCGGTGAGTAATCACCAGGCCCCTCTGCCCTGAACCCGGGCCCCGTACCGGCCATACCGGCCGGTGCGGGGTTGCGGGCTACTTCCCTGCCCCGAAAAGTAACGCAGTATAGTGGTGATTAACCCGACCACTGCGCTTCCCGTCCGGACCGAAATAGCGATCGTCACGGCACAGTTTTTCCTCCACATCACAAAACACACCGCCTGCGAAGGTAAATGCCCGGGTATCAAACGCCCCTGCCGCCGCCAGTTTATCCGCCCGGCCCTGGCCGAGGTATTTACCGGTCAGCGCCTGTGAAATCCCTGTGCTGTCGGCACAGATATAAGCATCACACAGCACCCCCGGGTGGGGTGAATAAGGGTGATGAACGGCTGCGGCCCACAGGCCAGGGGCGCACATCAGGCCCAGCGCTATCATCAACCCTGCTTTACGGATCGCCATCTTCCCTCCTCCTGTGATCAGGCCATCATTTCCTGATTAAAATAAAATGCAAACAATTAATCCGTGATAAGGCTCAAACACAGAAAAATAATCTACATATGACGAATAACATAGAAAAATATCATCACAATCTCGTTATAATACGTTTTTTATTGTGACATTTTTCTCTGCGCGCTCAGGTATCATTTTTTCATTCTAATAATATGCCTGCGCCAAAAATAAAAACTATCGCATTGATATAAAAACAAAAACCTCCCCCTACAATGACGAGATAAATTATGGCAACAATCGATAACAACGGGCTGGTGCAGCCGCCCTGTGCCGCAGCGCGCCGCGCGGGCATGACCCAGGCCCAGTGGCAACAGGCAATCAAATTCGACAGTACCGATACCGGCTGGGTGATCATGAGTATCGGCATGGCTATCGGCGCCGGTATTGTGTTTTTACCGGTCCAGGTTGGGCTGATGGGGCTGTGGGTCTTTTTATTGTCTTCGGTCATCGGCTACCCGGCTATGTATCTCTTCCAGCGGCTGTTTATTAATACCCTGGCCGAATCCCCGGAGTGCAAAGACTACCCCAGCGTGATAAGCGGCTATTTAGGGAAAAACTGGGGCGTTCTGTTAGGCTTTTTATACTTTGTGATGCTGCTTATCTGGATGTTTGTTTACTCCACGGCGATCACTAACGACAGCGCGTCCTACCTGCATACCTTTGGCGTCACCGAGGGGCTGCTATCCGAAAACCCGTTTTACGGGCTGGGCCTGATTTGTATTCTGGTGGCTATCTCCTCCCGGGGTGAACAGCTGCTGTTTAAAATCTCCACCGGCATGGTGCTGACCAAGTTACTGGTGGTGGCGGCCCTGGGGGTCTCCATGGTGGGTATGTGGCACCTGCATAATGTTGGCGCTCTGCCGCCTGCGGGGCTGTTAATTAAAAACGCCATTATTACCCTGCCCTTTACGCTGACCTCTATTCTGTTTATTCAGACACTCAGCCCGATGGTTATCTCTTACCGCTCCCGGGAGAAATCCGTTGAAGTGGCGCGCCACAAGGCCCTGCGCGCAATGAACATTGCGTTTGGCGTGCTGTTTGTCACGGTGTTTTTCTATGCGGTCTCATTTACCCTGGCCATGGGCCACGATGAAGCCGTCAAAGCCTACGAGCAGAATATTTCGGCACTGGCTATCGCGGCGCAGTTTATTGATGGCGCCGGGGCCGAGTGGGTGAAAATCGTCAGCGTTATTCTGAATATCTTCGCCGTTATGACCGCCTTTTTCGGTGTTTACCTCGGGTTTCGCGAAGCCACCCAGGGCATTGTAATGAACCTGCTGCGCCGCAAAATTCCGGCGGAGAAAATCAATCAACGCCATGTACAGCGCGGCATTATGCTGTTCGCCATTCTGCTGGCCTGGAGCGCCATTGTGCTCAACGCGCCGGTACTCAGTTTTACCTCTATCTGTAGCCCGATTTTCGGCATGGTCGGCTGCCTTATCCCTGCCTGGCTGGTGTGGAAAGTCCCGGCGCTGCATAAATATAAGGGTGCCTCGTTGTACCTGATTATCGTCACCGGTTTATTACTGTGTGTTTCTCCGTTCCTGGCATTCTCCTGATGTACCTGAAAGTAAGGTTGTAGATATGTTTGAGAAAAAAACAGACTCGTTATGGCCGCGTTTTATCCTGGCGGTACAAGAAGAAGTGAAACCGGCACTGGGCTGTACCGAGCCCATCGCCCTGGCCCTGGCCGCCGCCACGGCAGCCGCCGAGCTCAGCGGCCCGGTAGACCGCGTTGATGCCTGGGTCTCCCCGAATCTGATGAAAAACGGCATGGGCGTCACCGTGCCGGGCACCGGAATGGTGGGGCTGCCGATAGCCGCCGCCCTGGGTGCCCTGGGCGGGGATCCCGGTGCCGGGCTGGAGGTGCTGAAAGGCGCCACCGCCCCAGCCATTGCCGCGGCCAAAGCGCTGCTGGAGGCCGGAAAGGTCCGGGTGATGTTGCAGGAGCCCTGCGACGATATTCTGTACTCCCGGGCCAGAGTCTACAGCGGTGACAGCTGGGCCAGTGTCACCATTGTGGGGGGGCACACCCATATTGTGCACCGGGAAACCCACCTGGGGGTCCAGTACACCCGGGACAGCGCGCACCCGGCAGCCGGGGCGGAATCCCCCCTTGAGGTGATGGCGCAGGCGTCCCTGGCGGATATTGTCAACTTTACTGAGCAGGTGCCCTTCGCGGATATCCGCTTTATTCTCGATGCAGCGCGGCTCAATGGCGAGCTCTCCCGCGAGGGCATGAGCGGGCGCTGGGGGCTGCATATTGGTGCCACCCTGGCGCGCCAGCGCGCAAAAGGGCTGATGGCTGACGATCTCTCCAGCGCGATTGTTATCCGCACCAGTGCCGCCTCCGATGCCCGGATGGGCGGTGCCACCCTGCCCGCCATGAGCAACTCCGGCTCCGGGAATCAGGGCATTACCGCCACCGTGCCGGTGATGGTGGTGGCTGAACATGTGGCGGCCGACGAGGAGCGCCTGGCCCGGGCGCTGATGCTCTCGCACCTGAGCGCTATCTATATTCATTATCAGCTGCCCAGGCTCTCGGCGCTGTGTGCCGCCACCACCGCCGCCATGGGGGCCGCCGCCGGTATGGCCTGGCTGATGGATGGCCGCTACAACACCATCGCGATGGCTATCAGCAGTATGATTGGCGATGTCAGCGGCATGATTTGTGACGGCGCCTCAAACAGCTGCGCCATGAAGGTCTCAACCAGTGCGGCCACCGCCTGGAAAGCGGTGCTGATGGCCCTGGACGATACGGCCGTTACCGGCCATGAGGGGATTGTTGACCATAATGTGGAGCAGTCGATAACCAATCTGTGTGCCCTTGCCAGCCATGCTATGCAGCACACTGACCGGCAGATCATTTCGATTATGGCCAGCAAAGCGCACCGCTAAGCCCGGGTGACCCGCCAGGCCGTGACTGCCGGGCGGGTCAGTGGTTAGCGGAAGAAGCGCGACATCTCTTCAATAGCACCACTGAGCGCCTCCCGGCTGGCGGGGCGGTTCAGCGGCTGTAAATCCGGTGCCAGTGTGGTCTGCATCCCGTCCGGGGTGATAACGTCCAGCTCGTCCGGGGAGACTATCGCATAGTTGTAGTAGCTGCCGACAATCAGATGGCGCGGCGCGGCTGGCGGCGTAAACAGATCCTGCCCGACACTGTAATCACGGGCCGGAGTACTCACCCCCAGGGCCCGGGTCATCAGGGTGGGAACAATATCCATATGCGACGTGCGGTACGCTACCTTCTGTGGTGCCATGCCCGGCCAGCGGATAAACAGCGGCACATGCACCTGCGCCGGGCTGAAATTACTGCCGTGGCCCCAGTAGTTACGGTGGTTGTCGTTAAACTCTTCCCCGTGGTCCGTGGTGATAACCACAATGGTGTTCTCTTCCAGCCCCTGGCGGGCCAGGCTCTCCAGCACTTCGCCGATCAGTTTATCGTCGTAGCGCAGCACGTTGCGGTAGCGGTTGTGGTAGGGCTCAGGATCAAACTGGTTGTTCAGCATAATGTGGTCTACCCGCTCCCAGTACGGCCGGAACGGGGTGGGCATGGTATCCGGGTGTAAGTCATAACCGTGTACCGCGTCGTAAAACAGGAAGCCAAAGAACGGACGTTTGCGATCCCGGGTCTCCAGGAAATGGAGAAAATCGTCGGTTATCTGCCGGTCACGGGCCGCCGGGTCCTCCCCCGGGGTGTTGATGGCTAAATTTTTGATACCGGTAAACACCGTGCGGTCAAAAGGCGGATGGTCAAGGGAGGCGGAGCCATGAACCGAAAACTGGTACTGGTTGTCGGCCAGTTGCTGCATCAGTACCGGGCGGCGCCCGCTGCTGCGCACGGCGGTAAAATAGGTGGCCGGAATACTGTAGAACAGGCTGAAAATCCCCGCCTGCGTGGAGTTCCCGCCGCTTTCATGGCGGGTAAAGGTCTGCGCCTTGCGGGCAAACTGCATAATATGCGGGGTGGTTGCCGCCGCGGCGTCATCAAACCGCCAGGCGTCAATCATCAGAAACACGATGTTGGGCGGTGTCTGTGGGGGTGTGGCGCTCAGCCCGGTCAGCGGGTAGTGAAAATGGCCACGGGGAATGTTGTCCAGTTTTTCCGCCTCCTGGCGTCTCGCCTCGATACGGGCGGCATCCACCAGCCCCCAGCGGATCAGGGTGCTTTTCGCCGTGAGCGGATAATAGAGCGGGAAGGTGTCGCTATAGTTGGGGATCACCCGCTGGTAGTTCGCCTCCTGCCAGGCGTGGATCCCCTGGCTTGCCACCAGCGCCAGCAGTACAGCCCCATAGCCCGCGGCCAGATAGCGCCGGGTAAACCGTGACCGGGCCGCCAGCCAGCCGGCCCCCAGCAGCACCAGCGTCAGTACGGCTACTGTCAGCATGGCGATAAGCCAGGTCAGCCAGGAGAACTCAATGGTGTCGCCGCCCTGGAAAAACAGCGTGAGCACCACCCCGTTAAGGTGAAAGCGGTACTGATCAAAGACCCGGGTATCCACCACCAGCAGCACGGCAATCGCCAGGCTCAGGGCCCCGCAGATCACGCGCCCTGCCCCGCGCGGTAACACTGCCAGGGGGAGTGTGACAATCATGCCCGCAATCGCAAACAGGCCAAACCAGCCTGCCTGGGTCAGCACCAGGTACAGGGCCGCCAGCCAGTCCCCTTTCGGGATA
This Shimwellia blattae DSM 4481 = NBRC 105725 DNA region includes the following protein-coding sequences:
- a CDS encoding LLM class flavin-dependent oxidoreductase, with amino-acid sequence MAELKANRMFNNNKFKLGFFAANCSGGMAVTKLEERWDNSWENNLKMAQLADAAGLEFLLPIARWIGYGGETNFHGNVLETTTWAAALLAATRHISVFSTVHTSFNHPVVVAKQLATMDQIGQGRAGLNVVCGWNRPEYEALGGDLPYDHVSRYAYGQEWFDVIRKLWQEEQPFDWKGNYFNLKDTYSLPHPLRKDVPIFNAAGSGEGRAFAVRNADFLFTSAISLARSEQEIIQLKQQAAAVSRRNPLNILTFSYVVCRPTRAEAEEYHHYYSQQHADWKAVDNIIRLMFENAESFPKDQLQLIRDRFSAGHGGFPLVGTPDDVADGIEQLYRAGFSGSTLAFVNYAEDFPYFRDEVLPRLEARGLREPFTPDQAQISGAAA
- a CDS encoding flavin reductase family protein — translated: MNQYPLSADDFRQAMRLLTLPVAVITVDSGGQRNGLTASSFCSVSVDPPRILVCIGKHASAHSQLVAGEGIGINVLAPHQMDQAMLFASKTRHGEQRFSNEGWHTLKSGAPILKDTAVSFDCIVDQIIDDTTHSIVTATVVAVEKGAGECLLYRNGAPVAVPAEA
- a CDS encoding DUF1869 domain-containing protein, which produces MNSENQGYALAITNNRTGQLSENIFLKPMALLIPEQAVNAVAALLETLAPASRDEDEMMMTVTNKNNGVSVDKEFSRLSLLRDPVTAADGVKDLINIVRGYESEEDANVCGW
- a CDS encoding DUF1971 domain-containing protein is translated as MQRIIIPASFIHTKATPFWTRETAPAGIWKRHLDAGTRQGVYPRLSVMQGAIRYYGYADETSPEPVETLTINAGEFGVFPPEKWHRIEALTGDTVFNVDFFVDPKILME
- a CDS encoding gluconate:H+ symporter, with amino-acid sequence MSPLMSLLWVLVGIVILIVLNIKFKFHNVFALLIAGIFVAIMEGIPVDKIVSVIQQGLGGIMGHLALIIIFGAIIGKFMTESGASQQIADTVIRRCGTRFLPLGLMFIGVIFGIAMFYEVAFLIAMPLVMNIAKKANIPYMKLVVPTVVGATMGHSLFPPQPGPVALISAFHADIVQVYIYGAIVLIPSLFCAGILLPRFLPGIAQMPLNAMIKPVAEKPASELPSFGVSIAIPLIPAILMILASVLKPLLGTGSELVKVCDFLGSAEISMLLATMTAIWFLGARRGMKSEIITANVADSIAKISNVLFVISAGGILKQVIIDSGVGDNIVHVMSGVNLSPFIVAWIITAIIRILTGQGAVAAITSAGIVAPMIDAFNMNPALMALAVACGSNTITLMYDGGFLLFKETFGISMKDTFKTWGLLELINSVVGLLAVIVLSWII
- the cadB gene encoding cadaverine/lysine antiporter: MADVKKIGLIACTGVVAGNMMGSGIALLPANLASIGSIAIYGWIIALIGAISLAYVYARLATKNPQEGGPIAYAGEVSPVFGFQTGVLYYHANWIGNLAIGITAVSYLSTFFPILNSPIPAGIACIVIVWIFTLVNMLGGTWVSRLTTIGLVLVLIPVVGTAIAGWYWFSPETYMANWNTSGDTSYKAIISSILLCLWAFIGVESAAVSTGMVDNPQRTVPLATMMGTFLAGVVYIAATQVIAGMFPAHVMASSGAPFAVSASTMVGGWAAAAVSAFTAFACLTSLGSWMMLVGQAGARAAHDGNFPKVYGEMDKNGIPKKGLILASLKMTVLMVLITVMNASSGKASDLFGELTGIAVLLTMLPYFYSCIDLIRFDGVNLKNILSLIAAVCGCIFCFIALMGANSFELAGTFIVSLIILMFYCRKIGAKTPVTN